AAAGTAAAACGCCTGGCTTGATTTTAATCCAGGGTGTGCCTCAATGTTCTGACTCATTAAATTCCTCTGAATTTGTGAGCTGAGTTGTCAGCAGCCATGACTCTTCTATAAACTCgactaaaatgtgtgtttgtataaaagCAGAAGCAAAAACTAGTTAAAAATGTCACTAAGCACATCTTTGCCTAATTTTCCAGTTCTATAAGTGGGAAAACTCACATAACATAAAAATTCACATCCAGCCTTTGATTTAATTTAACTTCTTTGAATTATTCAGGAAGAAATGTGGCTTaagtcttaaaaaaacacatcctgaaTTGGTTATAATGATGACTTTTTGCAGCATTGTTAACTCATCCacccacataaaaacaaaaacaatcagaTGTACCTGTTCACCTGTAAAATCTAATCAACCACTCACGAAGCAACTCGATGCATTTTAGGCATGAAGACCTCAGAAACAGATTCAGCCTTTCAGACGGAATCTTTGTGGGTTAAAGGTCACAAAGATGGAACTAGAATATATCACACTTGATATTATCACTATGCTAGTACACCTTATCAGATGTCAGAGGGCTGGCAGCCATTGGCCCATCCCTCCACTTTAAATAGTCAAACAATGCTAGAGGACAAGATGTTCAGATACATTGTCATTATACCTGCAGCCAGACTCAAGTCAGTTTTGGCCTAAAACATTATCTTTAAAGGTTCTCTGAAAGAGAACCAGTTTGTCAAAGAATGCAATCTGATATGTTTGTGAACATAAGCACTGCAGTAACTGCAGCATTCCAAACAAATAAGATGGATGGAGTCATCTGTGGCCTGCATGAAGCAGAGCCCACATAAAGTTTAGTTAGTTTAGGCCTGTGGAACttgttttcttcatgtttgcTTTCAGCAGGCGCCTGCAGGTTTGTTCCTGTAATTATGCACAGTCCCATTGGCTGTTCATTTTCTAAATTGGCCTTTGGGGTAAGGAGGTCATCATCAATAATTTAAAGGTTAAACTGAACCTAGAGGGATATTTTTAACTTCTAGTTAGCTTCTAGTTTTTTATAGTGTAGAGAAATAGAGATGGTTATTAATGATTAGTTTGATCATTGATTTAAAACAGTATTTTCCTTCTATCAGACTGTTTTATTGACTTTTTTAAAACAACttgaaaaacatcaaaaactgATATTTTTTTAACGTAATTTCAGTTTTTACAAAAAGACTGAATCAATACTTTTAAAAACACTTGTTACACTATTATAATtattgaaaataataattattattattgaaaatGGCCTAAatgaatatacatatatatattctgaaatATAACtcaaatatgtaaaatatttgtatatatgttTTACATAATAACATCATAAAATGTGGCGTAACACTGACACGTTCAGtacctgaaaaataaaaatacaatatttcaaCCCACTTTTTTGTCTAAATCACTTTTTTATTGACAATAATGGCATAAccattacaaaataaatatttgtgtcAAACTGTACATAGAGAAGTTCTGATGTATGATTTACAATTTGCATTTgcttgtaatttttttttttttttttttagattattgaaatttttttcaaaaatactTATTTAACTGATGTGGATTATCTTACATTCACGACGAGGCTGGAAACAGACAAttacttttttaattttttttatttttatttaactttaaaTGAGATCTGGAACTCAATGGTTCAAGAACATTAGAACAAGAACTAAAAGAATCAAACACGATAAAAGTCAACAATGAAAGCACTAAAATAAGTGCAACAATAGAAAgacatcttaaaaacacaggtaCTGATGGATGGACGCTTTTTGCCTATTGcgtaataaagaattaaaagctttaaatgagataagctcAGAAATGTTTAACTCAGTCtggagggtattccaggctgaaggagcagagaagcagagaaaccTGCGGTGGTAAATACCACTGGATCTTAAGGCATAGTGGCTGATAGTTCTCTGAAGAAGATTACACAGATAAGGTGGAGCCAAACCAAGGAGGGTCTTAGAGACCAACGCCATCCAATGAGTGTGCCTTCTTGTGTGCTCAGGGAAGGCCACTCAGCTTTGGCATAGTGTTCACAGTAATGGGTGAGGTTACAGCCAGTCACAAACCTCAAGGCACAGTGGTAAACAGTGTTCAAAGAATGAAGGCATTTGGACAACACAGTCATGTATACAACATCACAATAATCAATCAGCGGTAAATAGGTTGCTGATACCAGAAATCTGCGTGCTCTGAGAGAAAAACATTTGTTCTGAAAATAAAACCCAAATTTCAGCTTGGGATATGTGCTTTGAATGACAGCTCTGATTCAAGTAAAAAAGATATTTATAACTGCTGACCAGTTCAATTTGTTTCCCGCGAAGTGTTGTTATTACAGGCAGTACTCTACACTTCAGTGAAAATGccatcacttttgttttttctgcatttaaaaaattTCTGCTTCTTTAGAGAGACAAAACACAGCTCATGACTGAGTGTCCTTCAGGCCACAATGGATTCAGTGTGTTAAcagtttgtgctgtgtgtgtgtgtgtgtgtgtcatatggCAAGATTTGGCCCTGATTtggtttacaaaaaaaagtgtgaaaaggTACAGTTAACAGGTTAAATATCAAAGTTCTCTATAGCTTCCAGAAAACGTAACACTTATAACAACACAAACCTCTATTCTATGACTAAATACAACACAATTAGAACGTTCCTCTTCAACTACCTTTGCATGTTTCTCGGTACAGTCTACTGTTTTTCTGTGGCTGTGTACAGCTCATTGATTTTTTCCTGGTACATCttcacaacaatgggcctcctCAGTTTCATGGTGGGTCCTGCAtaggggacaaaaaagaaataatgaaACACAGATTCAGTTTCAGTGCAGCCATGCTGGCACAATAAAAGCTTTTAGTCTGCTGAGATTGAATCGCTGTGGACCAGACTTCACTGGAATGTTGTTTGGTACGTTGTTTGGCAGTCACAAGACGGTGGCAGAGCATAAAAGCTGATTAGTCTTAACAGTAAGACACAGTGCTGTAGTAGTAAACGCTTCCTGTTTCCTTGATAATATTATTGTATGTTGACCTTTGCCTTAGATACGAGAAGTCAGTCAAAACAAATATCTAGTAACTCACCTAGTTCTCCTCCAGTGATAGAGAAGTCTCGCTCCAGTATGACCCACTTCTGGATCTTCTGAGCGTTGGACGTTGATCTGGCGTTGACACGCTCCATGCCCTCCTGAATGGCTTTGTAGATCGCCGGCACCTTATTGGCTAGGATCTCTGACACCTTGGTTGCTGTGACGCCATTTTGCTTACAAAAGTCCAAAACCTCAGGGCTCAGCTCGTCTGTGGGTTCACCGTTGTCATCTGCGACGCACtgaggaaacagaaacaggtgTTGTGGTGTTATTGGTTCAGCAGCCGTGACCTGTGTCCTGCTGGGACGGAGGCTCGCTTACTTTGATCGTGAGCAGCATGGAGAGGAACTTGAGCTTGTCTCCGATCAGCATGGCGTTGCTGATGATGGGCACCTCAGCCTTTACAGCATCCTCGATGGGCACAGGAGGGATGTTCTCACCACCAGCAGTGATGATCAGCTCTgcgcaaagaaaaacaaaaacaaaaaagagacaaaggTGAGTCTCTGACGAAGAAATGCATTGAATTTTCTGATGGACAAAAATATAAATCACTAATACAAAAATAGATGCCTCCATGTGACTCCAGTTTTTTTGATAAATCTGGTGGTAGTAAGTTAAgctaaaacactaaaacattGAAAAAGAAACTTACCTTTAATCCTTCCAGTGATGTACAAGAAGTTTTTCTCATCATGTCTTCCCAGATCTCCTGAGCGCAGCCAGCCATCCTCATCCAGAGCCTCCGATGTTTTGTCGGGCATGTTCAGGTATCCCATGAAAACGTTGCGACCCCAGAAACAGATCTCTCCGTTGCCATCGATATCTGGATTCTTCAGGTTTGTCTTGCAGCCTGGCATCACTtttccacagctggaacaaCAAATCAGATCGTCATCAAGTCTCGTTCGGCCATCactaacatttttttccacatataTACATGCAGTAAACAGTAATAGATCAATAAAGTTTTCACTTGTGTTCCACAGGGATCTATGCTGGGTCctaaatatatttgtattagacattatttttaatgtatgttaCTTGAATTagacttttttttcacatttactgCCTTGTTATACAAACAATACTAATAAAAGgcttatttttactttttttttcaaacctgttaaaCAATTTACATTTATAGCAATTCTAGCACGACGATatctaaacaaaaacaataatcatAAACTCTGTCGCGGATTAATAATTAGAAATCAATTTAGAATCAATAGTGTAGAGTTCAACAGTGTGGTAGTGTAGTAGAGGTGCTTCACTGCCTACCTGGTGATGCGGTATTCATAAATAGAAACTGTGTGTGGGCCTGAGCTTTCGCTCATGCCATAGAGCTCCATCAGAGGAATGTTCAGGCTCATGAAGTACTCCAGAGTCTCTTTGGTGATGGGGGCAGCTCCTGTAAAGCAGAGCTTACATCGGTCTAAGCCCAGTGCAGCGCGCACCTTTTTAAAGACCATGGTGTTAGCCAGTGTGAAGCCCCAGGGCACCACATTATCCCTGCAACACAGAACATACACCTTACCCCCAGGCCAGTTGCTGTATATGAGTGTTTGCCCATGGCTATCCCTACAGCCTAAAGCAACATCCTGAATATATTAATTATTTAACTGTTTACACACAACAACAATTAAGCCAgagaaaatgtgttgtgttacatgtgtaacacataatccctgctgctgctgtctcaccCAATCATGGCACTGTAGCTGTACTGCAGGCCTATGGACTTGGCCCATTCTGCCACTCTCCTCCTCAGTGGGGATGCCTTAGCGCCGGTAGCTTTCATCTTCTCCTGCATCTTCTCCCACACACGAGGGACTCCCAGGAAACAGGTGGGACGAGCCTCTTTCAGCGTGTTTACTAAGGAACCCTGTAAAAAAACCCAGCAGTGACTTAGGtctacaaaaaaacaacacaactcttAAAGTGTCTATATAATATCTAAACTTACCTTTAGAGCATCTGGTTCTGCAAAGTAAATGGTCCCTGCGAGACTCATACAGGTCCATATGTCAACCATCTGGGCTGCAATGTGGCTGAGTGGCAGATAACTGACCAACACCTCCTGAGCAACGCTTGAGCCTAACAGGCCATCTGCCGTTCTGGCCGTCCACGTCAACTAGAAAAGGGTCATCACACATTATAAATACAAAGTAGGACAGTTTGCCAGATTCTACAGAACTCAAGAAGGATCAGCAGTGGGACAATGTTTGGGGTGTGCCTTCAGAGATGTGGATCAGGTTGCAGTGTGGAGGGCTGACACAAACATGGCAATGAAAGGGCTGGGTTTAGTAATTATGTATGTAAAACACAAGTTTTAGGACAATGCTGATTTTATCCTGGTCATAATGTTATGTACTCCTATGAATGTGAGAATAGTCCAATACAGGCTAAGCTGGAGCACCTGGTCTAAACCTGCAGCTTTAGACCAAAACGCATAACCTGAGGGTGCATAGTTAAAACCCAACCTAGAGCTGGAATGCAGAACGTTTACAAGAAGGGTGAGAGTACTGACTAAACAGGAGCCTTAAGACAAAACAATCCAAATTAAGGCTAAACTAAGAGTTCCACTCTCATTAAAAGCACTAGTGAGAGATTAGAAGTTGTCAGTGCCTGATATAATAGATACAGTGTGTATGATAGCTGTTTTGCTGTTCCCCAAGGCTCTCTTTGACTAAACATATGTTTTATATAAGATGCTGTTCACTGTCTGGTTATACAAGTGCTACTATTTTCATCACTATCCATTCAGAATCAGCAGTTGAGGTTGAAAAATGAAAGGCCGTACATTGTCATGGCTCAGCATGACTCCTTTGGGGTTGCCTGTGGTTCCGGAGGTATAGATGAGAGAGCAGCACTCGTTGGCTCGGAGAGTCCCAATCACACCATTGAGCTGATCCTCAGATATGTCTTGCCCCAGCTTCATGAACTCTGCCCACTgcacaaaaaagcaaaaattaTATTAAAGCAATGTGTTTCATTCATGCAAGTGTATGTCTTATAATGATAATTTGTTGCTATGTCCACATACTGTATACAGAAAAGATGCTTTCTGCTGAAGCTCGCCTTTATATTGGATGATGGCTTTcagatgtgggagatgatcttTAACCTGTTGAGATAAATAAAGGCATGTGAGGACAGACGCCTGTCTCTTGATCATCTGTAAATGGTTATCTTAAACACACTGAGTGTTGGAGGTGTAAAAACCTCCTGACCTGCAGGATTTTTTCAAGCTGCTTGTGATTCTCCACAACCAGGACGTTGGCCTCGCAGTTGGCAGCCACATACTGACAAGCCTCTGGAGAGTTGGTTGTGTAAATGCCGACCGCAAGACCCCTGCGTcacaaaacagacatttttttaaagagaaatactttacagaaggAAGGCTACATCTTCCTGTGACACATTGTATGGCTCAACTGAACTGTTTGTGTTCATTATGGGTGGATGCATGCAGAGCAGTGACACGGTCACTAAGGCAAAATATGTGAACTTGTTTACAACAAGGTCTGATTTTTAAAAGTGAGTTGTGAGACAATATTACTTCAAAATAATCAAGATGCACGAGTGGCAGATATGAATGAATACATGATTTTAGAGTGAACTGTGCCTTTAAATTGATTGAAAGCAGACTTCACGCTCTCTTTTGGAGTCTTTACATTTGAAAGAGATAAATGTGCAGTGTCATGTGAGACAGTGCTGAGGCATTTACCCAGCCAAGATGCAGCCGACGTCTGAGATGAACCACTCGGGGGAGTTGAATCCCAGGATGCCCACACCATGGTAGCGCTCCAGCCCCAGCTACAAAAACAGACATTGAACACGGACCTTTAAATCACTCTGCCTCCGTAACTTTTGACCTACATATTGTTTCAAAGCCACCCCACCTCATGATGGGATGTGAACTTGGCTGTGAAACAAGAGATGTAACACAAGCTGTAAATTTCACACACCCAAGTGTTAGTTTTCAGATGGGGAGAGATGAGAACTAAATTCAAAGCACTGTTTATGCAGCAGGTGCCTTTGAGCTAAAGGTTTTCTGTGTAGCTTAAAGTTCCTAGAAAATACTTCTAAAAGAATACACCACAGAAACTGATTAAAAAACTGTTAACATGACGATTTTACTGTACAATATGACACAAAATGGCAGCAGGAAATATTTGACACCCTCTAATTTAAAGCTCCTGTGTTTTTAGGCATTAAGAGGGGTGTGAGGATACAATTGCATCCTGCAGAATTGTTAAGGGAAAATGCAGATGTGTTAATGCCCCAAATCAATCGCCTGACCTCCGTCTGATTGGTTGTGTGAGTGCTGAAAAGTGAAAGCCCCTGAAGCAAACACAAAGTGAAAGCTGCAGTATTAAACACTATAAAAGAGGGGAAGTGTCTGCTGGTCTGTTTGCTTTGTGCTAAACAATTCAGTGTGAACCACCCTTCTTTTTAAGCGTGGGCCGAAAACTGACTGAATTGTCCTAGTTTTAGAGcaaacacattcacaattaCTTCAGAGGCTAAAGGTCAGCTCGACTTTTTTAAAGCACACAGCAGTTTTTGAGTTAATGCAACATGTTGAACAAACAAACCTTGAGAAAACTTTTGGCAGCCGCACGAGACTGCTCATAGTACTCcctccaggtcagagtcacgCACTGGCCATCCTTCTTGAAAACCAAAGCTTGATGATCTCCGGCCTTCTCCACCGTCTCCAGGAACAGCTGATGGACAGTGATTGGGGTCTCAGAGCCTGGACCCGAGCCCTCCATCCGCAGCTTGACTGGCgtatctctgctgctgctccatagCTGGTCAGCCGGGGATAAACTGATCTGAGTCGCGGTCGAAAGGGGAACTGCCTTGGACTCTTCTGTTTTGGGACAACAGGGACAGCCGCATTTACCCGCCATTAATAATCAGCCTTGTTCAAAAAACACCAGCTCCAAAGTTTGCCGTGAAGAAGAGGAGTCCTCCGCATGAGAGGACTGTCACTACACCTGTAACATGATTTGCTTTTCAACACAGAATGCTGTCACCTGAGACCAAACAGGAAGCTGTGGAATGTCAAAGTGTACCTACCAATCAGGTTTGGTTAGAGGAAGTAGTATGGTTGAATACAAAGTAGGCGCAAATTACACCATGTTTATGCATATGCATATTTGTTTTGGAAAAATGTGCAAACACTGCAGAACTTTCCTCTTTACATTCTTTTTCACTACTTTTTATTTGACAGTATGGTGCAGAtcgaggccggttctaggcaggggcaagagggggcagtgccccctcaaataaatgtcttgccccctcaaatcaaatttttagaagttgagaaagcacatgttaatatacTCACAAAATTAATATATTATGCGTTGAGAAAATTATTATCGGTAGCGGAAGAAAGAACgacaagaaggggcactttttattagcgTGTCTGTCCGTCCGCTGCACAGgctgcagcgcgcacacaccctgagtaaacatccaatcagcgtccgtatgcaaatgagtcaacaCGTAGTCTAGCGGTGTAGTGACAGGTCTCAGTGTGGTTACGGAGAAGAAAGACAttgaagaagctgcacacacgcatctcGGGGAGTGTGAATACTAGTGtaaatgaactttgttcttgttcttgccacctcgggagcgaggagaaagttctttgttctcgtggagcatgctcccagctctacaacaagcacagagacgtgtccatgtccgctgaatgtgacagactgaagacaaatgaccgctgtctgacagagccctaCTAAAGCCCCGCCTCAGACTGAAGTTCtacactgttctgtttcagatcaccactgcagtttctacaaagccagcttacttaatttccactccagctctagcaggacacagacactgcaatgtatccattttatgtgaaagtttttgcaaagggaaataggagactgtggttgtaaagtggacaggagtagattgctttaaaaaatacaaataaaacaaacaaataataaaaaagagaaaacattacatgatctatagcctacctgctgtgctttatatattttatatatatttaagtgttacttttattcagttttcccctgagggatcgccaccttatagtggtcagggggattgcatgcctcagtgctatacaagcagaagcttagtcttcaggtgggact
The genomic region above belongs to Parambassis ranga chromosome 9, fParRan2.1, whole genome shotgun sequence and contains:
- the LOC114441539 gene encoding long-chain-fatty-acid--CoA ligase ACSBG2-like isoform X1; the encoded protein is MLLSSGSHSALSGEEEKMSATENAAMSNGLAAKDSHADGRKAQNSDAKDLKAHSTVIHNRKATTADSVSPASQNKETHPPAHTEPEGATEKLSPEESKAVPLSTATQISLSPADQLWSSSRDTPVKLRMEGSGPGSETPITVHQLFLETVEKAGDHQALVFKKDGQCVTLTWREYYEQSRAAAKSFLKLGLERYHGVGILGFNSPEWFISDVGCILAGGLAVGIYTTNSPEACQYVAANCEANVLVVENHKQLEKILQVKDHLPHLKAIIQYKGELQQKASFLYTWAEFMKLGQDISEDQLNGVIGTLRANECCSLIYTSGTTGNPKGVMLSHDNLTWTARTADGLLGSSVAQEVLVSYLPLSHIAAQMVDIWTCMSLAGTIYFAEPDALKGSLVNTLKEARPTCFLGVPRVWEKMQEKMKATGAKASPLRRRVAEWAKSIGLQYSYSAMIGDNVVPWGFTLANTMVFKKVRAALGLDRCKLCFTGAAPITKETLEYFMSLNIPLMELYGMSESSGPHTVSIYEYRITSCGKVMPGCKTNLKNPDIDGNGEICFWGRNVFMGYLNMPDKTSEALDEDGWLRSGDLGRHDEKNFLYITGRIKELIITAGGENIPPVPIEDAVKAEVPIISNAMLIGDKLKFLSMLLTIKCVADDNGEPTDELSPEVLDFCKQNGVTATKVSEILANKVPAIYKAIQEGMERVNARSTSNAQKIQKWVILERDFSITGGELGPTMKLRRPIVVKMYQEKINELYTATEKQ
- the LOC114441539 gene encoding long-chain-fatty-acid--CoA ligase ACSBG2-like isoform X2, with product MSATENAAMSNGLAAKDSHADGRKAQNSDAKDLKAHSTVIHNRKATTADSVSPASQNKETHPPAHTEPEGATEKLSPEESKAVPLSTATQISLSPADQLWSSSRDTPVKLRMEGSGPGSETPITVHQLFLETVEKAGDHQALVFKKDGQCVTLTWREYYEQSRAAAKSFLKLGLERYHGVGILGFNSPEWFISDVGCILAGGLAVGIYTTNSPEACQYVAANCEANVLVVENHKQLEKILQVKDHLPHLKAIIQYKGELQQKASFLYTWAEFMKLGQDISEDQLNGVIGTLRANECCSLIYTSGTTGNPKGVMLSHDNLTWTARTADGLLGSSVAQEVLVSYLPLSHIAAQMVDIWTCMSLAGTIYFAEPDALKGSLVNTLKEARPTCFLGVPRVWEKMQEKMKATGAKASPLRRRVAEWAKSIGLQYSYSAMIGDNVVPWGFTLANTMVFKKVRAALGLDRCKLCFTGAAPITKETLEYFMSLNIPLMELYGMSESSGPHTVSIYEYRITSCGKVMPGCKTNLKNPDIDGNGEICFWGRNVFMGYLNMPDKTSEALDEDGWLRSGDLGRHDEKNFLYITGRIKELIITAGGENIPPVPIEDAVKAEVPIISNAMLIGDKLKFLSMLLTIKCVADDNGEPTDELSPEVLDFCKQNGVTATKVSEILANKVPAIYKAIQEGMERVNARSTSNAQKIQKWVILERDFSITGGELGPTMKLRRPIVVKMYQEKINELYTATEKQ